Proteins from one Besnoitia besnoiti strain Bb-Ger1 chromosome XIII, whole genome shotgun sequence genomic window:
- a CDS encoding hypothetical protein (encoded by transcript BESB_030850): MHFNLCQIARLHASWLPRVTIYKVLLQPHNLKILRDSLWHLNDKSSGGRVVCMAQRGALLRHSRPLLSPGHVESAAAQTSRAQLTVLNASAFAGYARDIIQLFADAPEHISHHELLGDLYQRHPDGRVTIDANCSLFHRYRSA, translated from the exons ATGCACTTTAATCTATGTCAAATCGCGCGCTTGCACGCGTCGTGGTTGCCCCGGGTCACGATTTACAAAGTGCTTCTGCAGCCACACAACCTAAAGATCTTGCGGGACTCTTTGTGGCACTTGAACGACAAATCATCTG GCGGCCGAGTTGTCTGCATGGCCCAACGAGgagctcttcttcgtcacAGCCGACCCCTCCTTTCGCCTGGCCACGTTGAGAGTGCCGCCGCCCAGACCAGCCGGGCGCAACTGACTGTTTTGAATGCTA GCGCGTTTGCGGGCTACGCTAGAGATATCATACAGCTCTTCGCTGACGCTCCAGAGCACATTTCTCATCATGAACTTCTGGGAGATTTATACCAGAGGCATCCCGATGGTCGTGTGACTATTGACGCCAACTGCTCGCTGTTTCACCGTTATCGATCTGCGTAA
- a CDS encoding hypothetical protein (encoded by transcript BESB_030860), translated as MDSSGAAEAWLPKHKISKVHVVTVCTRAEGCTTALLYSDAILNTNLRLLGWGESYGGAGWRLKKVVDYCKEVEPDDVVVVVDGFNSVVLQPREVILEKFLEFGA; from the coding sequence ATGGACAGTTCGGGGGCCGCGGAAGCCTGGCTCCCCAAACATAAAATCTCGAAGGTGCATGTAGTCACAGTTTGCACGAGAGCGGAAGGGTGCACGACGGCTTTGCTATATTCCGATGCGATTCTCAACACAAACCTGAGATTGCTTGGCTGGGGCGAATCTTACGGAGGGGCAGGGTGGCGTTTGAAAAAAGTAGTCGACTACTGCAAAGAAGTCGAGCCGGACGACGTGGTTGTCGTTGTGGATGGATTCAATTCAGTAGtactgcagccgcgcgaggtcATCTTGGAAAAATTTCTCGAGTTCGGTGCGTGA
- a CDS encoding hypothetical protein (encoded by transcript BESB_030840) has translation MINLHQLFRVFSRVSSSPADPPAPNASSEVSSLPPLDHLSSLSALHQQELLASLAAVVSAASSSAASTGPSSATMSGSPSSLLSSSAFCVPPSSSSAKAPHTALPFPPGSSPEALAFPCQSVPSSLHGKPLSPGFAEPSVSPTDFAAAASRGSFSTPRKRGVGLDAHEGSGIRGEGLGEERDRQWLLLQKPVSKTTMRWPWLAARGEEDANVAPGSELPLSVSSFLGEGLASQQAGPAHPSPLLPSTSGFAHAEGSLLPSASSPSPHHAGRSEAAGARQAPVSQDSFSPLQPSMPAPGGAEPRGEASGPRVSQGLPTALSSDACGGGLMGADASAQPQTSALLTLLMRPEGRGGGSDVVAHDAASKENLRQNATDIAEGRTLLPSRPASHANSASLPGPLPSAPSVDLTRTTTTTSSAAPEAAAGLVAVSRTADDCGGAEQAAPMHDQPLSLNDFSLSSAPQGKLVYCAKDRPACQALDEGSHGLTPYLEACAGADPPGEGEHAGEDREEARHARGAALQPPSRLTGSELSLGDTHGGGPGSETGERHAQREETSGASCAFVSEELKDFPFPQTASAGARGDTCASFTEHPSFPPPASSDVCSRGPPSPRQNSTYPWRACQRTDEARNSEVEAPHTSDLSTLTAGSWGEGVLSAFSLATSPALPEGRDAAPGSGAPHGPEAGGDVQGSSADRVAPCPSVTSCRPHRSSPVPGTATNATALSSHTSVRTIAETGSSDAAAVPPSDPGGARDSPPASLSAAAAPAPGSGEASAFRDRVASRVDAADFGARSQTDTAGRGERETDSATEGNLPAVAVGPSEAGLSSAPLSADSAELMFLFRNGQPSAAAIVAALQQRHTPLGTAGEGEENLQGEGAESSRVSEGAEQRQSREDSASIGEVEQHGKNAQLATRASVNSSRGTCAASDVEQAPSIASSSAVNGTSISSACGRSLYASSPASSGASLTSSSTPPGLPTPGHGAGAPGGLALAPSSSAQSSPPAPSDPASLHSLLLWPAQQDSSRLPGSSPAEASSTGPGIRVTGDSESDNPGGAAASSGAGPLRGPPCAGPPRASGSGAQAGTASGAAVNPAANATTFQQQLLLLSAAFDRIGSSPFPVVGGEGFSMYNASGAEASGGPASAPLGGPATSLPVLLAGANAEAGTDSGVEEHRGLLALLGGGGEHPPAQQVLGLPSTGAGMTLGNSGAGATSRGVKRQYGGQARGLSTSQKGSGVLLAQSRPADDSGQGGMGGSGAAGRAVKKQRRGALYSGGAAPTGAVAGFLPVGAGPRAHAKDGPTPPSDEFFLQQLQQGGDSSRSSAERPAAPGSSISAARSSLPTVPVGWPSAFGDGGCAPGAEGPPSPSLRSLSHAGGVLFGSGANTTLGHLSAPAYFTQVHGMPLSAGDAGVSGAHPAPGSMVGAEAAAVGEEVVVGGLLNSSFPLSSGCGTRGALLNNSATLRPASGQASSCSQNAGANALLAGASAGLDILPGAGAQPGGPGLFFGGASPPLQEASAYTSGNGNTSSASNGDAIAAAALLHLRTLQQLQELQRHFHQRAPGGVLATQGPPTPFLGPASPLVNSSLGLGSPAPGPAAGLVCNAAGLSPMTGRGPERRATGGGSGGSRKGSGGVSAGAEHLFLLQLKQQQAGGHSSVNPHGPARGSATTGGGAGPAASGGGVVGAPQQHHPGVCYSPPKDVWRARITVDGRQHEQQFSVKRHGFEEARMLAVQWRAHMENLRLGGGGKSKGNGGAAIASTATVASQASSHSSQQPQLAGTVVSGTPGSPGSGSLSGRGL, from the coding sequence ATGATCAATCTGCATCAGCTCTTCCGTGTCTTCTCCCGggtctcttcgtcgccagcCGACCCTCCCGCGCCGAACGCGTCGAGTGAggtttcttctctgccgcctctggaTCACCTCTCGTCTCTCAGTGCACTCCATCAGCAGGAGCTATTGGCTTCACTTGCAGCTGTCGtcagcgcggcgtcgtcctccgctgcgtccaCAGGGCCGAGCTCGGCAACCATGTCTGGAAGTCCCTCCTCTCTTTTGAGTTCCTCTGCTTTCTGCgtgcctccctcctcttcttccgcaaAGGCACCCCACACCGCGCTTCCGTTTCCGCCCGGCTCGtcgccggaggcgctggcCTTTCCCTGTCAGTCGgttccttcctcgctgcacggaaagccgctgtctcctggCTTTGCAGAGCCCTCGGTTTCGCCTACAGATtttgccgctgcggcctctcgaGGCTCCTTTTCGACTCCGCGGAAACGGGGCGTAGGGTTAGACGCacacgagggcagcggcatCCGCGGAGAGGGCCTTGGGGAGGAGCGCGACCGCCAGTGGCTGCTGCTCCAGAAACCCGTCAGCAAAACCACGATGAGGTGGccgtggctggcggcgcgcggagaagaggacgcaAACGTGGCTCCCGGATCCGAGCTGCCCCTCTCcgtgtcttcttttcttggtgaaggcctcgcctcgcagcagGCGGGCCCCGCGCATccttcgccgctgcttccttcGACTTCCGGCTTCGCGCACGCCGAGGGAAGCCTCCTcccgtccgcgtcgtcgccctctccgcaCCACGCAGGCAGAAGCGAAGCTGCGGGTGCGCGGCAGGCACCAGTCAGCCAAGACTCTttttcgccgctgcagccgtcgATGCCGGCtcctggaggcgcggagccCCGTGGCGAAGCCTCGGGGCCACGCGTTTCGCAGGGACTCCCGACGGCCCTGTCGTCTGACGCCTGCGGCGGTGGACTGATGGGCGCGGATGCGTCGGCTCAACCACAGACGTCTGCGTTATTAACGCTGCTCATGCGGCCGgaaggccgaggcggcggctccgaCGTGGTCGCCCACGACGCCGCGTCGAAAGAGAACTTGAGGCAGAATGCAACAGATATCGCAGAAGGGCGTACCCTGCTCCCGTCTCGTCCGGCGAGCCACGCGAACTCGGCGAGCCTTCCAGGGCCGCTGCCGAGTGCGCCGAGCGTAGATTTGACGCGGAcaacgacgacgacgagtagtgcggcgccagaggctgctgcaggcctTGTCGCAGTCTCGCGAACGGCAGACGATTGCGGTGGCGCTGAGCAGGCAGCTCCCATGCATGAccagccgctctctctcaACGACTTCAgtctctccagcgcgcccCAAGGCAAACTCGTGTACTGCGCGAAAGACCGGCCAGCCTGTCAGGCGCTGGATGAGGGCAGCCATGGCTTGACGCCATATTTGGaggcgtgcgccggcgccgacccCCCTGGTGAAGGTGAGCATGCCGGCGAAGACCGGGAAGAGGCccggcacgcgcgcggcgccgcgctccaaCCTCCCTCGCGCCTGACTGGTTCTGAGCTAAGCCTTGGAGACACACACGGAGGAGGGCCAGGCAGCGAGACTggcgagaggcacgcgcagcgTGAGGAGACGTCCGGTGCCTCGTGCGCGTTTGTCTCCGAAGAGTTGAAAGATTTCCCCTTTCCGCAaaccgcctccgcaggcgctcgcggcgacacGTGTGCGTCGTTTACCGAACACCCGTcctttccgccgcctgcgtcctcaGACGTGTGCTCCAGGGGCCCACCGTCGCCTCGTCAAAACTCGACGTACCCGTGGCGAGCATGCCAGAGGACAGACGAAGCGAGGAATTCGGAGGTGGAAGCTCCACACACCAGCGATCTGTCGACACTTACAGCTGGATCCTGGGGAGAAGGCGTGCTTTCGGCGTTCTCTCTTGCCACCTCACCCGCGTTGCCAGAAGGCAGGGACGCTGCTCCCGGCTCGGGGGCCCCCCACGGCCCAGAAGCGGGTGGCGACGTGCAAGGGTCCTCGGCAGACCGCGTCGCGCCGTGCCCGTCTGTGACTTCCTGTCGCCCCCACAGGTCTTCGCCAGTCCCGGGGACCGCGACGAATGCAACTGCCTTGTCGTCTCATACGTCTGTGCGTACGATTGCCGAGACAGGATCTagcgacgcagctgccgtGCCTCCGTCAGACcctggaggcgctcgagactcgccgccggcgtctctctcggcggcggctgcgcctgcaccCGGTTCGGGGGAGGCGAGTGCCTTTCGCGACCGCGTTGCTTCTCGCGTGGACGCAGCGGATTTTGGGGCACGCAGCCAGACTGATACCGctggaagaggagaaagagagactgACTCTGCGACAGAGGGCAATCTGCCAGCCGTCGCCGTGGGTCCATCCGAGGCGGggctttcttctgcgcctctgtctgcagACTCTGCGGAGCTTATGTTTCTGTTTCGCAACGGCCAGCCAAGTGCGGCTGCCATTGTCGCTGCACTTCAGCAGCGTCACACGCCGCTGGGGAcggcaggcgagggcgaggaaaaCCTTCAAGGGGAGGGGGCCGAGTCGAGCCGCGTGAGTGAAGGCGCGGAGCAGCGCCAAAGTCGGGAGGACAGCGCCTCAATCGGGGAAGTCGAGCAGCATGGAAAGAATGCGCAACTGGCCACACGCGCCAGTGTCaacagcagccgcgggacGTGTGCAGCGTCAGACGTGGAGCAGGCGCCGTCGATTGCTAGCTCGTCGGCCGTAAATGGGACGTCCAtttcctctgcatgcggtcGCTCGCTCTATGCGTCCTCTCCGGCGTCGTCTGGTGCCTCGCTGACCTCCTCCTCAACGCCTCCGGGTCTTCCCACACCAGGTCACGGGGCAGGGGCTCCGGGAGGCCTTGCTCTGGCGCCGTCTTCATCTGCCCAATCTTCGCCCCCGGCTCCTTCTGACCCCGCAAGTCTGCATtcgctcctcctctggcCTGCGCAGCAGGATTCCTCCCGGCTCCCGGGGTCCTCGCCTGCCGAGGCCTCTTCTACTGGTCCCGGCATTCGCGTGACTGGCGATAGTGAATCAGACAAcccgggcggggcggcggcgtccagTGGAGCGGGGCCCCTGCGGGGCCCGCCGTGCGCGGGGCCGCCTAGGGCCTCGGGAAGTGGTGCCCAAGCAGGAACTGCCTCCGGGGCAGCGGTGAATCCGGCGGCAAACGCGACCACgttccagcagcagctgctcttGCTGTCGGCTGCGTTTGATCGAATCGGATCGTCACCGTTCCCCGTTGTCGGCGGTGAGGGCTTTTCTATGTACAACGCGTCAGGGGCCGAAGCTTCTGGCGGGCCTGCAAGCGCACCGTTAGGAGGCCCGGCGACTTCCCTTCCAGTCCTTCTCGCGGGGGCGAACGCTGAAGCGGGCACAGACAGCGGCGTAGAGGAGCACCGAGGTCTTTTGGCTCTTCTCGGAGGTGGGGGAGAGCATccgcccgcgcagcaggTCCTCGGCCTGCCGAGTACGGGGGCGGGCATGACTTTGGGGAACTCTGGAGCGGGCGCGACGAGTCGGGGAGTCAAGCGGCAATATGGCGGTCAAGCACGCGGCCTCTCAACGTCGCAGAAAGGCAGTGGAGTTCTGCTTGCGCAAAGTCGCCCGGCGGACGATTCAGGCCAGGGAGGGAtgggaggaagcggagccgcagggcgggcggtgaagaagcagcggcgaggtGCTCTTTATAGTGGTGGCGCAGCTCCGACTGGAGCTGTCGCAGGCTTCTTGCCTGTCGGCgcagggcctcgcgcccACGCTAAAGACGGGCCGACACCGCCTAGTGACGAGTTCTTcttgcagcagctgcagcagggcgGAGACTCGagtcgcagcagcgcagagcggcctgcggctccgGGATCCTCCATCTCagcggcgagaagcagctTGCCGACGGTGCCTGTGGGGTGGCCTTCGGCGTTCGGGGACGGCGGTTGCGCTCCGGGTGCAGAGGGGCCCCCATCGCCGAGTTTGCGCAGTCTCTCGCATGCCGGTGGAGTTCTTTTCGGTAGCGGGGCCAACACGACGCTGGGGcacctctccgcgccggcttACTTTACGCAGGTTCACGGCATGCCTTTGTCTGCAGGGGACGCGGGTGTATCCGGCGCCCACCCAGCGCCGGGCTCAATGGttggcgcggaggcggccgcagtgGGCGAAGAGGTTGTGGTTGGTGGCCTCCTGAATTCGAGTTTTCCACTTTCGTCGGGATGCGGAACCCGTGGTGCGCTTCTCAATAACTCTGCGACCTTGCGCCCAGCGTCAGGCCAAGCTTCGTCATGCTCTCAGAATGCAGGCGCGAACGCGttgctcgcgggcgcctcagCGGGGCTTGACATCCTGCCAGGCGCAGGTGCGCAGCCCGGGGGGCCGGGTCTCTTCTTTGGCGGGGCTTCACCGCCTCTGCAAGAGGCATCCGCGTATACAAGCGGGAACGGAAATACGTCTTCCGCTAGCAACGGAGATGCCattgccgctgcggcgctccttCACCTCCGAACGCTTCAGCAGCTTCAAGAGCTTCAGCGGCATTTCCATCAACGCGCGCCGGGGGGCGTTTTAGCAACTCAGGGGCCTCCTACACCGTTCCTcgggcctgcgtcgccgcttgTCAATTCTTCACTAGGCTTAGGCAGCCCAGCTCCAGGGCCCGCGGCTGGCCTCGTGTGCAACGCTGCCGGCCTCTCTCCGATGACGGGCCGGGGGCCCGaacggcgcgcgacgggTGGCGGGTCTGGGGGCTCCAGGAAGGGCAGTGGAGGTGTCTCAGCGGGCGCTGAACATCtgtttctgctgcagctgaaacagcagcaggcggggGGGCACAGTAGTGTAAATCCGCATGGCCCGGCTcgcggaagcgcgacgaCGGGAGGTGGCGCTggccccgcggcctcgggggGTGGCGTGGTGGGCGCACCTCAGCAGCACCACCCGGGGGTTTGCTACTCGCCGCCAAAGGACGTCTGGCGCGCGAGAATAACAGTCGACGGCCGGCAGCATGAGCAGCAGTTTTCAGTCAAGCGCCACGGGTTTGAAGAGGCCCGCATGCTCGCAGTTCAGTGGCGAGCGCACATGGAGAATCTACGActcggaggcggagggaaaAGCAAAGGCAATGGTGGTGCTGCGATCGCGTCCACGGCCACGGtggcctcgcaggcgtcttcACACTCGtctcagcagccgcagctggcgggGACGGTGGTCAGCGGCACCCCAGGCAGCCCAGGCTCCGGATCTCTATCGGGCCGTGGCCTGTGA